The following are encoded in a window of Kitasatospora sp. NBC_01250 genomic DNA:
- a CDS encoding beta-glucanase encodes MRLISLPLGLMTAIALTVSTATVAGAAPGAGTSAPFAAATVAFTDDFHTLDVGPGHTWGWQTGAYQDCVDNQHDFKLDHLSESALSAAGGHLTITASPRPDGNWDTGLLTTGDSCDTGGDGTEIRTGDLIMAHVRLPDADSGAWPALWSWRDGQNEVDVFEWQADHPGTLEFVNQVHSGTGRYTNAAVSADGWLYVGARLGADNTTWYVGPSLDHLAVAYADHSGVGPDFAAYPVLSLSVNNGVYHPAPTTSKPISFSVDSLTVYRPAPPGLPDS; translated from the coding sequence ATGCGCCTGATCAGCCTGCCGCTCGGCCTGATGACGGCCATCGCGCTGACCGTCTCGACCGCCACCGTCGCCGGCGCCGCTCCCGGCGCCGGCACCTCAGCACCGTTCGCGGCGGCCACCGTCGCCTTCACCGACGACTTCCACACCCTGGACGTGGGCCCGGGCCACACCTGGGGCTGGCAGACCGGCGCCTACCAGGACTGCGTGGACAACCAGCACGACTTCAAGCTCGACCACCTCAGCGAGTCGGCGCTGAGCGCCGCCGGCGGCCACCTGACCATCACGGCCTCCCCGCGTCCCGACGGCAACTGGGACACCGGCCTGCTGACCACCGGCGACTCCTGCGACACCGGCGGCGACGGCACCGAGATCCGCACCGGCGACCTGATCATGGCCCACGTCCGGCTGCCCGACGCCGACTCCGGCGCCTGGCCCGCGCTGTGGAGCTGGCGGGACGGGCAGAACGAGGTCGACGTCTTCGAGTGGCAGGCCGACCACCCCGGCACGCTGGAGTTCGTCAACCAGGTCCACAGCGGCACCGGCCGCTACACCAACGCCGCGGTGTCCGCCGACGGCTGGCTCTACGTCGGCGCCCGGCTGGGCGCCGACAACACCACCTGGTACGTCGGCCCCAGCCTGGACCACCTCGCCGTCGCCTACGCCGACCACAGCGGGGTCGGCCCGGACTTCGCGGCCTACCCGGTGCTCAGCCTCTCCGTCAACAACGGCGTCTACCACCCGGCCCCGACCACCTCGAAGCCGATCTCCTTCAGCGTCGACTCGCTGACCGTCTACCGCCCGGCACCACCCGGCCTGCCCGACTCCTGA
- a CDS encoding LPXTG cell wall anchor domain-containing protein, producing MYKPCVGGAAAAAGTCELAATGSHTLLLTVLAVLMVLGGALLTRAARQRGGNA from the coding sequence GTGTACAAGCCCTGTGTAGGTGGCGCCGCCGCGGCCGCCGGTACCTGCGAACTCGCCGCCACCGGTAGCCACACCCTGCTGCTGACCGTGCTGGCCGTGCTCATGGTGCTCGGCGGTGCCCTGCTGACGCGGGCCGCGCGCCAGCGCGGCGGGAATGCCTGA
- the wecB gene encoding non-hydrolyzing UDP-N-acetylglucosamine 2-epimerase, with product MVSSPLSEAVAVVLGTRPEILKLAGVIRGLGDRARVVYTGQHYDEAMAGGVFRAMRLAPPDVRLTDIGGAVRGRQIGDMISALSDLFTAEPPAAVVVQGDTNTTSAGAQAAHYHGVPVVHVEAGLRSRDREMPEEINRQVVGVLADAHCAPTTVAAANLRAEGVPESRIHLTGNTIVEAVAESMPGPAECAALLRRHGVRADQYVLATVHRPENTDDPARLERILTELGGLGLPVLFPMHPRTRGCIARHGLAERLAALRAIEPIDHPSFLGLASRARLLVSDSGGVQEECTVLKKPLIVVRNSTERPEAVEAGFATLLRPGPAIGELARRLIADASLAARLAALPSPYGDGRAGERITALTLALADARGRAVSAGRTSGSPGLPVPPDAVAATAAGEPRTTQRLPGGRPCTSPV from the coding sequence GTGGTGTCCAGTCCGCTCTCGGAGGCGGTCGCGGTGGTGCTCGGGACCCGGCCCGAGATCCTCAAACTGGCCGGGGTGATCCGCGGTCTCGGTGACCGGGCCCGGGTGGTCTACACCGGGCAGCACTATGACGAGGCGATGGCCGGCGGGGTCTTCCGGGCGATGCGACTGGCGCCGCCCGACGTCCGGCTCACCGACATCGGCGGCGCGGTGCGCGGGCGTCAGATCGGCGACATGATCTCGGCGCTGTCGGACCTCTTCACCGCCGAGCCGCCGGCGGCCGTGGTGGTGCAGGGCGACACCAACACCACCTCGGCGGGGGCGCAGGCGGCGCACTACCACGGGGTGCCGGTGGTCCACGTGGAGGCCGGACTGCGGTCGCGCGACCGGGAGATGCCCGAGGAGATCAACCGTCAGGTGGTCGGGGTGCTGGCCGACGCCCACTGTGCGCCGACCACGGTGGCGGCAGCCAATCTGCGGGCGGAGGGGGTGCCGGAGAGCCGCATCCACCTCACCGGCAACACCATCGTCGAGGCGGTCGCCGAGTCGATGCCGGGGCCGGCCGAGTGCGCCGCGCTGCTGCGGCGCCACGGGGTGCGGGCGGACCAGTACGTGCTGGCGACCGTCCACCGGCCGGAGAACACCGACGACCCGGCCCGGCTGGAGCGGATCCTGACCGAACTCGGCGGGCTGGGACTGCCGGTGCTGTTCCCGATGCACCCGCGCACCCGGGGGTGCATCGCCCGGCACGGCCTGGCCGAGCGGCTCGCGGCGCTGCGGGCGATCGAGCCCATCGACCACCCGTCCTTCCTGGGCCTGGCGAGCCGGGCCCGACTGCTGGTCTCCGACTCCGGCGGCGTGCAGGAGGAGTGCACGGTGCTGAAGAAGCCGCTGATCGTGGTGCGCAACAGCACGGAGCGCCCGGAGGCGGTCGAGGCCGGCTTCGCCACCCTGCTCCGCCCGGGGCCGGCGATCGGCGAGCTGGCGCGTCGGCTGATCGCCGACGCCTCGCTGGCCGCGAGGCTGGCCGCGCTGCCGTCCCCGTACGGCGACGGGCGGGCCGGCGAGCGGATCACCGCGCTGACCCTGGCGCTGGCCGACGCGCGTGGCCGGGCCGTGTCGGCCGGGCGGACGAGCGGTTCGCCCGGGTTGCCGGTTCCCCCAGACGCGGTGGCCGCGACGGCCGCCGGCGAACCCCGTACGACCCAACGACTCCCTGGAGGACGTCCGTGTACAAGCCCTGTGTAG
- a CDS encoding bifunctional [glutamine synthetase] adenylyltransferase/[glutamine synthetase]-adenylyl-L-tyrosine phosphorylase — translation MTSAGSRVSRPENRLVRRGFTDPEAAVRRLSAPALHGLADDPILLDGLGATADPDLALLGLARLLEALGESQRHALRDTLTASKPLRDRLLGVLGASAALGDHLATHPQDWHALVTFEQRDMHPGTGEFRRELEQRVRAAEGEPADALRAAYRRCLLTIAARDLTATTDLAQTAAELADLAGATLRTALMIAAEQEPAAADACRLAVIGMGKCGGRELNYVSDVDVIFVAEAREGVGEHLALSAANRLAAAMMRLCSDTTREGTIWPVDANLRPEGRNGPLVRTLASHLAYYQRWAKTWEFQALLKARPVAGDTELGEAYVAALAPLVWQAAERENFVADVQQMRRRVIEAIPATELDRQLKLGPGGLRDVEFSVQLLQLVHGRTDAGLHSGNTLEALAALSAGGYVGRADAASLDAAYRFLRELEHRIQLHRLRRTHLMPKDPADLRRLARSMAPMINGDTRADPVAALEREWKRHALEVRRLHEKLFYRPLLAAVADLSAGEALTPGTPAMSQEAAEERLKALGFADPPAARRHLTALASGVSRKAAIQRTLLPVLLAWFADSADPDAGLLGFRQVSDALGRTPWYLRLLRDESAAAEQLARILSAGRLAPDLLLRAPEAVAMLGDPQGLVPRGRAALEQEVRAAVGRAPSAAAGVAAARSVRRRELFRTSAADLLGRFGEDPGEALDAAATALTDLNAATLAGALAACTAGWEQAHGEAFPARLAVIAMGRFGGRELGYGSDADVLFVHEALPDTRHDATAAARTVCNELRTLLAAPSTEPPLLVDADLRPEGRQGPLTRTLGSYAAYYARWSHVWESQALLRAEPVAGDAELGERFRELIDPLRYPLGGVPERDLLEIRRIKARIESERLPRGADPTTHTKIGRGGLADVEWTVQLLQLRHGHELPGLRTTRTRQALLAAARAGLLAGEDAEVLDTAWVLASRVRGAVMLVRGRPGDSFPNEPRELAQVARYLGYGAGHSGELMDDYRRATRRARTVVERLFYG, via the coding sequence ATGACCTCCGCTGGGAGCCGCGTCAGCAGGCCCGAGAACCGGCTGGTCCGCCGGGGGTTCACCGACCCCGAGGCGGCCGTGCGCCGGCTGTCCGCCCCCGCCCTGCACGGGCTGGCCGATGACCCGATCCTGCTCGACGGGCTCGGCGCCACCGCCGACCCCGACCTCGCCCTGCTGGGCCTGGCCCGGCTGCTCGAAGCGCTCGGCGAGAGCCAACGGCACGCCCTGCGAGACACCCTGACCGCCTCCAAGCCGCTGCGCGACCGGCTGCTCGGGGTGCTCGGCGCCTCGGCCGCGCTCGGCGACCACCTGGCCACCCACCCGCAGGACTGGCACGCCCTGGTCACCTTCGAACAGCGCGACATGCACCCGGGCACCGGCGAGTTCCGGCGCGAGCTGGAGCAGCGGGTACGGGCCGCCGAGGGCGAGCCGGCCGACGCGCTGCGCGCCGCCTACCGCCGCTGCCTGCTGACCATCGCCGCGCGCGATCTGACCGCCACCACCGATCTGGCGCAGACCGCCGCCGAGCTGGCCGACCTGGCCGGCGCCACCCTGCGCACCGCGCTGATGATCGCCGCCGAGCAGGAACCGGCCGCCGCCGACGCCTGCCGGCTGGCCGTGATCGGCATGGGCAAGTGCGGTGGCCGCGAGCTCAACTACGTCTCCGACGTGGACGTCATCTTCGTCGCCGAGGCCCGTGAGGGGGTCGGCGAGCACCTCGCGCTGAGCGCCGCCAACCGGTTGGCGGCCGCCATGATGCGGCTCTGCTCGGACACCACCCGGGAGGGCACCATCTGGCCGGTGGACGCCAACCTGCGTCCCGAGGGCCGCAACGGGCCGCTGGTGCGCACCCTGGCCAGCCACCTCGCCTACTACCAGCGGTGGGCCAAGACCTGGGAGTTCCAGGCGCTGCTGAAGGCCCGCCCGGTGGCCGGTGACACCGAGCTGGGCGAGGCGTACGTGGCGGCGCTGGCACCGCTGGTCTGGCAGGCGGCCGAGCGGGAGAACTTCGTCGCGGACGTGCAGCAGATGCGCCGCCGGGTGATCGAGGCGATCCCGGCCACCGAGCTGGACCGCCAGCTCAAGCTCGGCCCCGGCGGGCTGCGCGACGTGGAGTTCTCGGTCCAGCTGCTCCAGCTGGTGCACGGCCGCACCGACGCGGGCCTGCACAGCGGCAACACGCTGGAGGCGCTGGCCGCACTGTCGGCCGGCGGCTACGTCGGGCGGGCGGACGCCGCCTCGCTGGACGCCGCCTACCGCTTCCTGCGCGAGCTGGAGCACCGGATCCAGCTGCACCGGCTGCGGCGCACCCACCTGATGCCCAAGGACCCGGCCGACCTGCGCCGGCTGGCCCGCTCGATGGCGCCGATGATCAACGGCGACACCCGCGCCGATCCGGTGGCGGCGCTGGAGCGCGAGTGGAAGCGGCACGCCCTGGAGGTGCGCCGGCTGCACGAGAAGCTCTTCTACCGTCCGCTGCTGGCGGCCGTGGCCGACCTGTCGGCCGGCGAGGCGCTCACCCCGGGCACCCCGGCGATGAGCCAGGAGGCGGCCGAGGAGCGGCTCAAGGCGCTCGGCTTTGCCGATCCGCCGGCCGCCCGGCGCCACCTGACGGCGCTGGCCAGCGGGGTGAGCCGGAAGGCCGCCATCCAGCGCACCCTGCTGCCGGTGCTGCTGGCCTGGTTCGCCGACTCCGCCGACCCGGACGCGGGGTTGCTGGGTTTCCGCCAGGTCTCCGACGCGCTCGGCCGCACGCCCTGGTACCTGCGCCTGCTGCGGGACGAGAGCGCGGCGGCCGAGCAGCTGGCCCGGATCCTGTCGGCCGGTCGGCTGGCCCCGGACCTGCTGCTGCGCGCGCCGGAGGCGGTGGCCATGCTGGGCGATCCGCAGGGGCTGGTGCCGCGCGGGCGGGCCGCGCTGGAGCAGGAGGTGCGGGCGGCGGTCGGCCGGGCGCCGAGCGCCGCGGCGGGCGTGGCCGCGGCCCGTTCGGTGCGCCGCCGCGAGCTGTTCCGCACCTCGGCCGCCGACCTGCTCGGGCGCTTCGGCGAGGATCCGGGCGAGGCCCTGGACGCCGCCGCCACCGCGCTCACCGACCTCAACGCGGCCACCCTCGCCGGGGCGCTGGCCGCCTGCACGGCGGGCTGGGAACAGGCACACGGCGAGGCTTTCCCGGCCCGGCTCGCGGTGATCGCGATGGGCCGGTTCGGCGGCCGTGAGCTCGGCTACGGCTCGGACGCCGACGTGCTCTTCGTGCACGAGGCGCTGCCCGACACCCGGCACGACGCCACCGCCGCCGCCCGCACCGTCTGCAACGAGCTGCGCACCCTGCTGGCCGCGCCCTCCACCGAGCCGCCGCTGCTGGTCGACGCCGATCTGCGTCCCGAGGGCCGACAGGGGCCGCTGACCCGCACGCTCGGCTCGTACGCGGCGTACTACGCGCGCTGGTCGCACGTCTGGGAGAGCCAGGCGCTGCTGCGGGCCGAGCCGGTGGCGGGGGACGCGGAGCTGGGGGAGCGGTTCCGGGAGCTGATCGACCCGCTGCGCTACCCGCTCGGTGGGGTGCCCGAGCGGGACCTGCTGGAGATCCGGCGGATCAAGGCGCGGATCGAGAGCGAGCGGCTGCCGCGCGGGGCCGACCCGACCACCCACACCAAGATCGGCCGCGGCGGCCTCGCGGACGTCGAGTGGACCGTGCAGCTCCTGCAGCTGCGGCACGGCCACGAGCTGCCCGGGCTGCGCACCACCAGGACCCGCCAGGCGCTGCTCGCAGCCGCCCGGGCGGGCCTGCTGGCGGGCGAGGACGCCGAGGTGCTGGACACCGCCTGGGTGCTGGCCTCGCGGGTGCGCGGCGCGGTGATGCTGGTGCGCGGGCGCCCGGGGGACAGCTTCCCGAACGAGCCGCGCGAGCTGGCCCAGGTGGCCCGCTACCTGGGGTACGGGGCGGGGCACAGCGGGGAGTTGATGGACGACTACCGGCGGGCCACCCGGCGCGCCCGGACGGTGGTGGAGCGCCTCTTCTACGGCTGA
- a CDS encoding glycosyltransferase family 2 protein: protein MNHSAGTVLSFAMAVSLLLGAVFVAYVAVLVTPLLRSRPRPPGDAAALDWHVLVPCRDEEAVIGQTLARLRGLHPALHVWVIDDASVDGTARVISEAAATDPYVHLVQRVLPQARTGKGAALNAAYRALCAWLPEDVAPERVIVGVFDADGTPGPGCLGIISADHLFGDPGIAAVQIEVRMANRDERRPLPHPYLVRNLLARTLVRMQDLEFRTAIPAVQLSRRMTRTVAMGGNGQFTRLSALQGIALQEATTTGEGGGPWGGSLLEDYELGLQLTLAGWRTAFTRDTWVDQEGLWNVRQLLAQRARWSQGAMQCMRYLPRIWDSRKLTTMGVLEITYCLLQPWLQLFGSVVFPALAVLLAVRFVRHPEALGAFLSSGGGYGLLLAYLVLSVIQFTIWGPLYWLKCERAAGLWRCLGWGVAYSCYIWLYCLCTWRAAGRFVKGRNGWVKTRRNAELRSAQASVQA from the coding sequence GTGAACCACTCCGCCGGCACGGTGCTCAGCTTCGCCATGGCGGTCTCCCTGCTGCTGGGCGCGGTCTTCGTCGCCTACGTGGCCGTCCTGGTGACGCCGCTGCTGCGCAGCAGGCCGCGGCCGCCGGGCGACGCGGCGGCACTGGACTGGCACGTGCTGGTGCCCTGCCGGGACGAGGAGGCCGTCATCGGCCAGACGCTGGCCCGGCTGCGCGGGCTGCACCCGGCCTTGCACGTGTGGGTGATCGACGACGCCTCGGTCGACGGGACGGCGCGGGTGATCAGCGAGGCCGCGGCCACCGATCCGTACGTGCACCTGGTCCAGCGCGTCCTGCCGCAGGCGAGGACCGGCAAGGGGGCGGCGCTGAACGCCGCCTACCGCGCGTTGTGCGCGTGGCTGCCCGAGGACGTCGCGCCCGAGCGGGTGATCGTCGGGGTGTTCGACGCGGACGGCACCCCGGGCCCGGGCTGCCTGGGCATCATCTCCGCCGACCACCTCTTCGGCGACCCCGGGATCGCGGCGGTGCAGATCGAGGTGCGGATGGCCAACCGGGACGAGCGCCGGCCGCTGCCCCACCCCTACCTGGTGCGCAACCTGCTGGCCCGCACCCTGGTCCGGATGCAGGACCTGGAGTTCCGCACCGCGATCCCGGCCGTGCAGCTCAGCCGGCGGATGACCCGCACGGTGGCGATGGGCGGCAACGGCCAGTTCACCCGGCTCTCCGCGCTGCAGGGGATCGCACTCCAGGAGGCCACCACGACCGGCGAGGGCGGCGGGCCGTGGGGCGGCTCGCTGCTGGAGGACTACGAGCTCGGCCTCCAGCTGACCCTGGCGGGCTGGCGCACCGCGTTCACCCGGGACACCTGGGTGGACCAGGAAGGGCTGTGGAACGTCCGGCAACTGCTCGCCCAGCGGGCCCGCTGGAGCCAGGGCGCCATGCAGTGCATGCGCTACCTGCCGCGGATCTGGGACTCCCGGAAGCTGACCACGATGGGCGTCCTGGAGATCACCTACTGCCTCCTGCAGCCCTGGCTGCAGCTGTTCGGCAGCGTGGTCTTCCCGGCCCTGGCGGTGTTGCTGGCGGTGCGTTTCGTACGCCATCCGGAGGCGCTCGGCGCGTTCCTGTCGAGCGGTGGCGGCTACGGCCTGCTGCTGGCCTACCTGGTGCTGAGCGTCATCCAGTTCACCATCTGGGGCCCGCTCTACTGGCTCAAGTGCGAGCGGGCGGCGGGCCTGTGGCGCTGTCTCGGCTGGGGCGTGGCCTACTCCTGCTACATCTGGCTCTACTGCCTGTGCACCTGGCGGGCGGCGGGACGGTTCGTCAAGGGCCGCAACGGCTGGGTCAAGACCCGGCGCAACGCCGAGCTGCGCTCCGCGCAGGCATCCGTGCAGGCCTGA